Proteins encoded in a region of the Hippopotamus amphibius kiboko isolate mHipAmp2 chromosome 11, mHipAmp2.hap2, whole genome shotgun sequence genome:
- the LOC130832035 gene encoding LOW QUALITY PROTEIN: Golgi SNAP receptor complex member 1-like (The sequence of the model RefSeq protein was modified relative to this genomic sequence to represent the inferred CDS: substituted 2 bases at 2 genomic stop codons), with protein sequence MAAGTSNCWEDLRKQARQLENELDLKLVSFSKLCTSYSHSSARDGRRDRYSSDTTPLLNGSSQDRMFETMAIEIEQLLARLTGVNDKMAEYTNSAGVPSLNAALMHTLQRHRDILQDHTHEFHKTKANFVAIRERENLMGXVXKDIESYKSGSGVNNRRTELFLKEHDHLRNSDRLIEETISIAMATKENMTSQRGMLKSIQSKMNTLANRFPAVNSLIQRINLRKR encoded by the coding sequence ATGGCGGCAGGAACCAGCAATTGCTGGGAAGATCTCAGGAAACAGGCTCGACAGCTGGAAAATGAACTTGACCTGAAACTAGTTTCCTTCAGTAAACTATGTACAAGTTACAGTCACAGCAGTGCCCGAGATGGAAGACGCGACAGGTATAGCTCTGACACAACACCCCTTTTAAATGGATCAAGCCAAGACAGAATGTTTGAAACTATGGCAATTGAGATTGAACAGCTTTTGGCAAGGCTTACAGGAGTAAATGATAAAATGGCAGAATATACTAACAGTGCAGGTGTCCCCTCCTTGAATGCGGCTCTGATGCATACATTACAGCGACATAGAGACATATTGCAGGATCATACACATGAATTCCATAAAACCAAAGCAAACTTTGTGGCAATACGGGAAAGGGAGAATCTCATGGGATGAGTATGAAAGGATATTGAGTCATATAAAAGTGGGTCTGGAGTAAACAACAGAAGAACTGAACTATTTTTGAAAGAACATGACCACCTACGAAACTCAGATCGTCTAATAGAAGAGACAATAAGCATTGCTatggcaacaaaagaaaatatgactTCACAGAGAGGAATGTTGAAGTCAATTCAAAGCAAAATGAACACTTTGGCCAATCGTTTTCCTGCCGTGAACAGCCTCATCCAGCGGATCAACCTTAGGAAGCGGTGA
- the LOC130832031 gene encoding BOLA class I histocompatibility antigen, alpha chain BL3-7-like, whose product MRLMASRTLLLLLSGALALTQTRAGSHSLRYFHTGVSRPGRGEPRFITVGYVDDTQFVWFDSDAPNPRKEPRAPWVEQEGPEYWDRETRISKENTQTYRVNLNTLRGYYNQSEAGSHTYQRMYGCDVGPDGRLLRGYSQFAYDGADYIALNEDLRSWTAADMAAQITKRKWEAAGAAEQDRNYLEGRCVDGLHRYLENGKDTLLRADPPKTHVTHHPISDREGTLRCWALGFYPKEISLTWQRDGEDQTQDMELVETRPSGDRTFQKWAALVVPSGEEQRYTCRVQHGGLQEPLTLRWEPPQPSIPIMAIIAGLVLCVALVAGAVVAGAVIWRKRRSGEKGGSYTPAASSDSAQGSDVSLTDPKV is encoded by the exons ATGCGGCTCATGGCGTCGCGAaccctcctcctgctgctctcGGGGGCCCTGGCCCTGACCCAGACCCGGGCGG gctccCACTCCCTGAGGTATTTCCACACCGGGGTGTCCCGGCCCGGCCGCGGGGAGCCCCGCTTCATCACCGTCGGCTACGTGGACGACACGCAGTTCGTGTGGTTCGACAGCGACGCCCCGAATCCGAGGAAGGAGCCGCGGGCGCCGTGGGTGGAGCAGGAGGGGCCGGAGTATTGGGATCGGGAGACGCGGATCTCCAAGGAAAACACACAGACTTACCGGGTGAACCTGAACACCCTGCGCGGCTACTACAACCAGAGCGAGGCCG GGTCTCACACCTACCAGAGGATGTACGGCTGCGACGTGGGGCCGGACGGGCGCCTCCTCCGCGGGTACAGTCAGTTCGCCTACGACGGCGCCGATTACATCGCCCTAAACGAGGACCTGCGCTCCTGGACCGCGGCGGACATGGCGGCTCAGATCACCAAGCGCAAGTGGGAGGCGGCGGGTGCGGCGGAGCAGGACAGGAACTACCTGGAGGGCAGGTGTGTGGACGGGCTCCACAGGTACCTGGAGAACGGGAAGGACACGCTGCTGCGCGCAG ACCCTCCAAAGACACACGTGACCCATCACCCCATCTCTGACCGTGAGGGCACCCTgaggtgctgggccctgggcttctACCCTAAGGAGATCTCACTGACCTGGCAGCGTGATGGGGAGGACCAGACCCAGGACATGGAGCTTGTGGAGACCAGGCCTTCAGGGGACAGGACCTTCCAGAAGTGGGCGGCCCTAGTGGTGCCTTCTGGAGAGGAGCAGAGATACACCTGCCGAGTGCAGCACGGGGGGCTTCAGGAGCCACTCACCCTGAGATGGG aaCCTCCTCAGCCCTCCATCCCCATCATGGCCATCATTGCTGGCCTGGTTCTTTGCGTGGCTTTGGTGGCTGGAGCTGTGGTGGCTGGAGCTGTGATCTGGAGGAAGAGGCGCTCAg GTGAAAAAGGAGGGAGCTACACTCCAGCTGCAA GCAGTGACAGTGCCCAGGGCTCTGATGTGTCTCTCACGGATCCTAAAG TGTGA
- the LOC130832028 gene encoding tubulin beta chain-like, with protein sequence MREIVHIQAGQCGNQIGAKFWEVISDEHGIDPTGTYHGDSDLQLDHISVYYNEATGGKYVPRAIMVGLELGTMDSVCSGPFGQNFRPDNIVFDQSGAGNNWAKGHYTKGAELVDSVLDVVRKEAESCDCLQGFQLTHSLGGGTGSGMGTLLISKIHEEYPDRIMNTFSVVPSPKVSDTVVEPYNATLSVHQLVANTDETYCVDNEALYDICFRTLKLTTPTYGDLNHLVSATMNGVTTCLRFPGQLNADLRKLAVNMVPFPRLHFFMPGFAPLTSCGNQQHRALTVPELTQQVFDVKNMMAACDPRHGRYLTVAAVFRGRMSMKEVDEQMLNVQNKNSSYFVEWIPNNVKTAVCDIPPRGLKMAVTFIGNSTAIQELFKRISEQFTAMFRRKAFLHWYTGEGMDEMEFTEAESNMNDLVSEYQQYQDATAEEEEDFSEEAEEEA encoded by the coding sequence ATGAGGGAAATCGTGCACATCCAGGCCGGTCAGTGTGGCAATCAGATCGGTGCCAAGTTCTGGGAGGTGATCAGTGATGAACATGGCATCGACCCCACCGGCACCTATCATGGGGATAGCGACCTGCAGCTGGACCACATCTCCGTGTACTACAATGAAGCCACAGGTGGCAAATATGTTCCTCGTGCTATCATGGTGGGTCTAGAACTGGGTACCATGGACTCTGTTTGCTCGGGTCCTTTTGGTCAGAACTTCAGACCCGACAACATTGTTTTTGATCAGTCTGGGGCAGGCAACAACTGGGCCAAAGGCCACTATACAAAGGGGGCCGAGCTGGTTGACTCGGTCCTGGATGTGGTTCGGAAGGAGGCTGAGAGCTGTGACTGCCTGCAGGGCTTCCAGCTGACCCACTCGCTAGGTGGGGGCACGGGCTCTGGAATGGGCACCTTGCTCATCAGCAAGATCCATGAAGAGTATCCCGACCGCATCATGAACACCTTCAGTGTGGTGCCCTCACCCAAAGTGTCCGACACTGTGGTCGAGCCCTATAACGCCACCCTCTCCGTCCATCAGCTGGTGGCGAACACTGATGAGACCTACTGCGTTGACAACGAGGCCCTGTACGACATCTGCTTCCGCACCCTCAAGCTGACCACCCCAACCTACGGGGACCTGAACCACCTCGTCTCAGCCACCATGAATGGTGTCACCACCTGCCTCCGCTTCCCTGGCCAGCTCAATGCTGACCTCCGCAAGCTGGCAGTCAACATGGTGCCTTTCCCACGTCTCCACTTTTTCATGCCTGGCTTTGCCCCTCTAACCAGCTGTGGAAACCAGCAGCATCGGGCCCTCACTGTGCCTGAGCTCACCCAGCAGGTCTTCGATGTCAAGAACATGATGGCTGCCTGTGACCCCCGCCATGGCCGGTACCTCACCGTGGCCGCTGTCTTCCGTGGGCGAATGTCCATGAAGGAGGTGGATGAGCAGATGCTCAACGTGCAGAACAAGAACAGCAGCTACTTCGTGGAGTGGATCCCCAACAACGTCAAGACGGCCGTCTGTGACATCCCACCCCGTGGCCTCAAGATGGCAGTCACCTTCATTGGCAACAGCACAGCCATCCAGGAGCTGTTCAAGCGCATCTCAGAGCAGTTCACTGCCATGTTCCGCCGGAAGGCCTTCCTCCACTGGTACACAGGTGAGGGCATGGACGAGATGGAGTTCACCGAGGCTGAGAGCAACATGAACGACCTCGTCTCCGAATACCAGCAGTACCAGGATGCCAccgcagaagaggaggaggatttCAGTGAGGAGGCCGAAGAGGAGGCCTAA